A genomic stretch from Brachyhypopomus gauderio isolate BG-103 unplaced genomic scaffold, BGAUD_0.2 sc37, whole genome shotgun sequence includes:
- the LOC143485663 gene encoding sarcalumenin isoform X3 — translation MKLLPFSCLLTLLALTSAEAVSEVSDDESLVRLQLRSEGSMFPCCDGTKEVSQSSSNDTPAPERAVCPPCTSRPKLDKPTREETVTSEEEEEDDEGASTEEGERLNEEGSDPDNEHQQGALEDRDQEESLGDEEAKGQSKEEIADSDLVEDKSEDDEMVDEEAGQQEDSPGEEDEVSSQEAESVNTIAPLPEEEPVEEEATDEEPGEEQEVAGVKVTGPEEEAAVPTESTSDPMELKSGGTSVGEPQTPSQAEVSEEEAAVEEADMTVEDVRSDEAQAAKEEPLQQKPRSKASRKATLKKLQDIYHMAIKPMEQAYKYTELRQHDVSDAEITSKPMVLFLGPWSVGKSTMINYLLGLHNTPQELYTGAEPTTSEYTVIMHGEKIRTIEGIVMAADSSRSFSPLEKFGQGFLEKLVGLEMPHELLKRVTLVDTPGIIENRKQQERGYPYNDVCQWFIDRADLIFLVFDPTKLDVGLELEMLFRQMKGRESQIRLILNKADSLAMQELMRVYGALFWSMAPLINVTEPPRVYVSSFWPQDYAADSNRQLFMKEEISLLEDLNQVIENQLENKIAFIRQHAIRVRVHALLVDRYLQTYHERLGWFGDPDEVFREIVADPDHFYIFKSVLAKTNVSKFDLPQPEAYRDFFGVNPPGGFKPLSSHCGWSRGCLLERVERAITEELPALLASLNRGKEPEETGTPTTKAPKTEEKPKNRWRRQ, via the exons ATGAAGCTTCTACCATTCTCTTGCCTGCTCACCCTGCTGGCCCTCACCTCTGCGG AGGCAGTGAGTGAGGTGTCTGACGACGAGTCTCTGGTGCGTCTGCAGCTGCGGTCGGAGGGCAGCATGTTTCCCTGCTGTGACGGCACCAAGGAAGTCAGTCAGAGCTCCTCCAATGACACGCCTGCACCTGAACGAGCAGTTTGCCCTCCCTGCACCTCCAGGCCCAAACTGGACAAACCCACCAGAGAGGAGACCGTCACcagcgaggaagaggaggaagacgatgAGGGGGCTTCGACGGAAGAGGGTGAAAGGCTGAATGAAGAGGGGTCTGACCCGGACAACGaacaccagcagggggcgctcgaGGACAGAGATCAGGAGGAGTCGTTGGGGGACGAGGAAGCAAAAGGACAGTCCAAAGAGGAGATAGCTGACTCAGACCTGGTGGAGGACAAGTCTGAGGATGATGAAATGGTGGACGAAGAAGCTGGTCAACAGGAGGACTCTCCTGGGGAGGAAGATGAGGTGTCCTCACAAGAAGCAGAGTCAGTGAACACCATagctcctcttccagaggaggAACCTGTAGAAGAGGAGGCGACTGATGAGGAACCTGGAGAAGAACAGGAGGTGGCAGGGGTCAAGGTAACAGGCCCAGAGGAAGAGGCTGCAGTACCCACAGAGAGCACCAGTGACCCTATGGAGTTAAAGTCTGGCGGGACCTCTGTAGGGGAGCCCCAGACTCCATCACAGGCTGAAGTGTCAGAGGAGGAAGCAGCTGTTGAGGAAGCAGATATGACAGTAGAGGACGTGAGGAGTGATGAGGCACAGGCAGCCAAGGAGGAACCCCTGCAACAGAAACCAAGATCCAAAGCCTCAAGGAAAG CCACCCTGAAGAAACTGCAGGATATATATCACATGGCTATTAAGCCTATGGAGCAggcatataaatacacagagcTCAGACAGCATGACGTGTCAG ATGCAGAGATCACCTCCAAACCCATGGTGCTGTTCCTGGGGCCTTGGAGTGTAGGCAAGTCTACCATGATCAACTACCTTCTGGgcctccacaacaccccacaagaACTCTACACAG ggGCGGAGCCCACCACCTCTGAGTACACTGTGATCATGCATGGGGAGAAGATACGCACCATCGAGGGCATCGTCATGGCGGCAGACAGCTCCCGCTCCTTCTCGCCCCTGGAGAAGTTTGGCCAGGGCTTCCTGGAGAAGCTGGTGGGCCTGGAGATGCCCCACGAGCTGCTGAAGCGTGTAACGCTGGTGGACACACCCGGCATCATAGAGAACCGCAAACAGCAGGAGagag GCTACCCTTACAACGACGTGTGTCAGTGGTTCATAGACCGGGCCGATCTGATCTTCTTGGTCTTCGACCCCACCAAGCTGGACGTGGGCCTGGAACTGGAGATGCTCTTCAGGCAGATGAAAGGACGTGAATCCCAGATCCGCCTGATCCTGAACAAGGCCGACAGCCTGGCCATGCAGGAGCTGATGCGTGTCTATGGCGCCCTCTTCTGGAGCATGGCACCACTGATCAACGTGACGGAGCCGCCTCGCGTCTACGTGAGCTCCTTCTGGCCGCAGGACTACGCGGCGGACTCCAACCGACAGCTCTTCATGAAAGAGGAGATCTCCCTGTTGGAGGACCTCAACCAGGTGATCGAGAACCAGCTGGAGAACAAGATCGCCTTCATACGGCAGCACGCCATCCGCGTGCGCGTCCACGCCCTGCTTGTAGACCGCTACCTCCAGACGTACCACGAGAGGCTGGGCTGGTTCGGCGACCCGGACGAGGTGTTCCGCGAGATCGTCGCCGACCCTGACCACTTCTACATCTTCAAGTCCGTCCTGGCCAAGACCAACGTGAGCAAGTTCGACCTGCCCCAGCCCGAGGCCTACCGCGACTTCTTCGGGGTCAACCCGCCGGGCGGCTTCAAGCCTCTGTCGTCGCACTGCGGCTGGTCGCGCGGCTGCCTGCTGGAGAGGGTGGAGCGTGCCATCACGGAGGAGCTGCCCGCACTCCTCGCCAGCCTCAACAGGGGGAAGGAGCCAGAAGAAACAGGAACGCCCACCACCAAAGCCCCAAAAACAGAAGAGAAGCCCAAGAATCGCTGGCGGAGGCAGTGA
- the LOC143485663 gene encoding sarcalumenin isoform X2, giving the protein MKLLPFSCLLTLLALTSAEAVSEVSDDESLVRLQLRSEGSMFPCCDGTKEVSQSSSNDTPAPERAVCPPCTSRPKLDKPTREETVTSEEEEEDDEGASTEEGERLNEEGSDPDNEHQQGALEDRDQEESLGDEEAKGQSKEEIADSDLVEDKSEDDEMVDEEAGQQEDSPGEEDEVSSQEAESVNTIAPLPEEEPVEEEATDEEPGEEQEVAGVKVTGPEEEAAVPTESTSDPMELKSGGTSVGEPQTPSQAEVSEEEAAVEEADMTVEDVRSDEAQAAKEEPLQQKPRSKASRKEKTTSTGPRTRDRSHIDDTLRLTTAEPSGEFSATLKKLQDIYHMAIKPMEQAYKYTELRQHDVSDAEITSKPMVLFLGPWSVGKSTMINYLLGLHNTPQELYTGAEPTTSEYTVIMHGEKIRTIEGIVMAADSSRSFSPLEKFGQGFLEKLVGLEMPHELLKRVTLVDTPGIIENRKQQERGYPYNDVCQWFIDRADLIFLVFDPTKLDVGLELEMLFRQMKGRESQIRLILNKADSLAMQELMRVYGALFWSMAPLINVTEPPRVYVSSFWPQDYAADSNRQLFMKEEISLLEDLNQVIENQLENKIAFIRQHAIRVRVHALLVDRYLQTYHERLGWFGDPDEVFREIVADPDHFYIFKSVLAKTNVSKFDLPQPEAYRDFFGVNPPGGFKPLSSHCGWSRGCLLERVERAITEELPALLASLNRGKEPEETGTPTTKAPKTEEKPKNRWRRQ; this is encoded by the exons ATGAAGCTTCTACCATTCTCTTGCCTGCTCACCCTGCTGGCCCTCACCTCTGCGG AGGCAGTGAGTGAGGTGTCTGACGACGAGTCTCTGGTGCGTCTGCAGCTGCGGTCGGAGGGCAGCATGTTTCCCTGCTGTGACGGCACCAAGGAAGTCAGTCAGAGCTCCTCCAATGACACGCCTGCACCTGAACGAGCAGTTTGCCCTCCCTGCACCTCCAGGCCCAAACTGGACAAACCCACCAGAGAGGAGACCGTCACcagcgaggaagaggaggaagacgatgAGGGGGCTTCGACGGAAGAGGGTGAAAGGCTGAATGAAGAGGGGTCTGACCCGGACAACGaacaccagcagggggcgctcgaGGACAGAGATCAGGAGGAGTCGTTGGGGGACGAGGAAGCAAAAGGACAGTCCAAAGAGGAGATAGCTGACTCAGACCTGGTGGAGGACAAGTCTGAGGATGATGAAATGGTGGACGAAGAAGCTGGTCAACAGGAGGACTCTCCTGGGGAGGAAGATGAGGTGTCCTCACAAGAAGCAGAGTCAGTGAACACCATagctcctcttccagaggaggAACCTGTAGAAGAGGAGGCGACTGATGAGGAACCTGGAGAAGAACAGGAGGTGGCAGGGGTCAAGGTAACAGGCCCAGAGGAAGAGGCTGCAGTACCCACAGAGAGCACCAGTGACCCTATGGAGTTAAAGTCTGGCGGGACCTCTGTAGGGGAGCCCCAGACTCCATCACAGGCTGAAGTGTCAGAGGAGGAAGCAGCTGTTGAGGAAGCAGATATGACAGTAGAGGACGTGAGGAGTGATGAGGCACAGGCAGCCAAGGAGGAACCCCTGCAACAGAAACCAAGATCCAAAGCCTCAAGGAAAG AGAAGACAACCTCAACGGGTCCTAGGACGAGGGACCGGTCTCATATTGATGACACACTACGCCTCACCACAGCTGAGCCTTCTGGGGAATTTTCAG CCACCCTGAAGAAACTGCAGGATATATATCACATGGCTATTAAGCCTATGGAGCAggcatataaatacacagagcTCAGACAGCATGACGTGTCAG ATGCAGAGATCACCTCCAAACCCATGGTGCTGTTCCTGGGGCCTTGGAGTGTAGGCAAGTCTACCATGATCAACTACCTTCTGGgcctccacaacaccccacaagaACTCTACACAG ggGCGGAGCCCACCACCTCTGAGTACACTGTGATCATGCATGGGGAGAAGATACGCACCATCGAGGGCATCGTCATGGCGGCAGACAGCTCCCGCTCCTTCTCGCCCCTGGAGAAGTTTGGCCAGGGCTTCCTGGAGAAGCTGGTGGGCCTGGAGATGCCCCACGAGCTGCTGAAGCGTGTAACGCTGGTGGACACACCCGGCATCATAGAGAACCGCAAACAGCAGGAGagag GCTACCCTTACAACGACGTGTGTCAGTGGTTCATAGACCGGGCCGATCTGATCTTCTTGGTCTTCGACCCCACCAAGCTGGACGTGGGCCTGGAACTGGAGATGCTCTTCAGGCAGATGAAAGGACGTGAATCCCAGATCCGCCTGATCCTGAACAAGGCCGACAGCCTGGCCATGCAGGAGCTGATGCGTGTCTATGGCGCCCTCTTCTGGAGCATGGCACCACTGATCAACGTGACGGAGCCGCCTCGCGTCTACGTGAGCTCCTTCTGGCCGCAGGACTACGCGGCGGACTCCAACCGACAGCTCTTCATGAAAGAGGAGATCTCCCTGTTGGAGGACCTCAACCAGGTGATCGAGAACCAGCTGGAGAACAAGATCGCCTTCATACGGCAGCACGCCATCCGCGTGCGCGTCCACGCCCTGCTTGTAGACCGCTACCTCCAGACGTACCACGAGAGGCTGGGCTGGTTCGGCGACCCGGACGAGGTGTTCCGCGAGATCGTCGCCGACCCTGACCACTTCTACATCTTCAAGTCCGTCCTGGCCAAGACCAACGTGAGCAAGTTCGACCTGCCCCAGCCCGAGGCCTACCGCGACTTCTTCGGGGTCAACCCGCCGGGCGGCTTCAAGCCTCTGTCGTCGCACTGCGGCTGGTCGCGCGGCTGCCTGCTGGAGAGGGTGGAGCGTGCCATCACGGAGGAGCTGCCCGCACTCCTCGCCAGCCTCAACAGGGGGAAGGAGCCAGAAGAAACAGGAACGCCCACCACCAAAGCCCCAAAAACAGAAGAGAAGCCCAAGAATCGCTGGCGGAGGCAGTGA
- the LOC143485663 gene encoding sarcalumenin isoform X1: protein MKLLPFSCLLTLLALTSAEAVSEVSDDESLVRLQLRSEGSMFPCCDGTKEVSQSSSNDTPAPERAVCPPCTSRPKLDKPTREETVTSEEEEEDDEGASTEEGERLNEEGSDPDNEHQQGALEDRDQEESLGDEEAKGQSKEEIADSDLVEDKSEDDEMVDEEAGQQEDSPGEEDEVSSQEAESVNTIAPLPEEEPVEEEATDEEPGEEQEVAGVKVTGPEEEAAVPTESTSDPMELKSGGTSVGEPQTPSQAEVSEEEAAVEEADMTVEDVRSDEAQAAKEEPLQQKPRSKASRKVEKTTSTGPRTRDRSHIDDTLRLTTAEPSGEFSATLKKLQDIYHMAIKPMEQAYKYTELRQHDVSDAEITSKPMVLFLGPWSVGKSTMINYLLGLHNTPQELYTGAEPTTSEYTVIMHGEKIRTIEGIVMAADSSRSFSPLEKFGQGFLEKLVGLEMPHELLKRVTLVDTPGIIENRKQQERGYPYNDVCQWFIDRADLIFLVFDPTKLDVGLELEMLFRQMKGRESQIRLILNKADSLAMQELMRVYGALFWSMAPLINVTEPPRVYVSSFWPQDYAADSNRQLFMKEEISLLEDLNQVIENQLENKIAFIRQHAIRVRVHALLVDRYLQTYHERLGWFGDPDEVFREIVADPDHFYIFKSVLAKTNVSKFDLPQPEAYRDFFGVNPPGGFKPLSSHCGWSRGCLLERVERAITEELPALLASLNRGKEPEETGTPTTKAPKTEEKPKNRWRRQ from the exons ATGAAGCTTCTACCATTCTCTTGCCTGCTCACCCTGCTGGCCCTCACCTCTGCGG AGGCAGTGAGTGAGGTGTCTGACGACGAGTCTCTGGTGCGTCTGCAGCTGCGGTCGGAGGGCAGCATGTTTCCCTGCTGTGACGGCACCAAGGAAGTCAGTCAGAGCTCCTCCAATGACACGCCTGCACCTGAACGAGCAGTTTGCCCTCCCTGCACCTCCAGGCCCAAACTGGACAAACCCACCAGAGAGGAGACCGTCACcagcgaggaagaggaggaagacgatgAGGGGGCTTCGACGGAAGAGGGTGAAAGGCTGAATGAAGAGGGGTCTGACCCGGACAACGaacaccagcagggggcgctcgaGGACAGAGATCAGGAGGAGTCGTTGGGGGACGAGGAAGCAAAAGGACAGTCCAAAGAGGAGATAGCTGACTCAGACCTGGTGGAGGACAAGTCTGAGGATGATGAAATGGTGGACGAAGAAGCTGGTCAACAGGAGGACTCTCCTGGGGAGGAAGATGAGGTGTCCTCACAAGAAGCAGAGTCAGTGAACACCATagctcctcttccagaggaggAACCTGTAGAAGAGGAGGCGACTGATGAGGAACCTGGAGAAGAACAGGAGGTGGCAGGGGTCAAGGTAACAGGCCCAGAGGAAGAGGCTGCAGTACCCACAGAGAGCACCAGTGACCCTATGGAGTTAAAGTCTGGCGGGACCTCTGTAGGGGAGCCCCAGACTCCATCACAGGCTGAAGTGTCAGAGGAGGAAGCAGCTGTTGAGGAAGCAGATATGACAGTAGAGGACGTGAGGAGTGATGAGGCACAGGCAGCCAAGGAGGAACCCCTGCAACAGAAACCAAGATCCAAAGCCTCAAGGAAAG TAGAGAAGACAACCTCAACGGGTCCTAGGACGAGGGACCGGTCTCATATTGATGACACACTACGCCTCACCACAGCTGAGCCTTCTGGGGAATTTTCAG CCACCCTGAAGAAACTGCAGGATATATATCACATGGCTATTAAGCCTATGGAGCAggcatataaatacacagagcTCAGACAGCATGACGTGTCAG ATGCAGAGATCACCTCCAAACCCATGGTGCTGTTCCTGGGGCCTTGGAGTGTAGGCAAGTCTACCATGATCAACTACCTTCTGGgcctccacaacaccccacaagaACTCTACACAG ggGCGGAGCCCACCACCTCTGAGTACACTGTGATCATGCATGGGGAGAAGATACGCACCATCGAGGGCATCGTCATGGCGGCAGACAGCTCCCGCTCCTTCTCGCCCCTGGAGAAGTTTGGCCAGGGCTTCCTGGAGAAGCTGGTGGGCCTGGAGATGCCCCACGAGCTGCTGAAGCGTGTAACGCTGGTGGACACACCCGGCATCATAGAGAACCGCAAACAGCAGGAGagag GCTACCCTTACAACGACGTGTGTCAGTGGTTCATAGACCGGGCCGATCTGATCTTCTTGGTCTTCGACCCCACCAAGCTGGACGTGGGCCTGGAACTGGAGATGCTCTTCAGGCAGATGAAAGGACGTGAATCCCAGATCCGCCTGATCCTGAACAAGGCCGACAGCCTGGCCATGCAGGAGCTGATGCGTGTCTATGGCGCCCTCTTCTGGAGCATGGCACCACTGATCAACGTGACGGAGCCGCCTCGCGTCTACGTGAGCTCCTTCTGGCCGCAGGACTACGCGGCGGACTCCAACCGACAGCTCTTCATGAAAGAGGAGATCTCCCTGTTGGAGGACCTCAACCAGGTGATCGAGAACCAGCTGGAGAACAAGATCGCCTTCATACGGCAGCACGCCATCCGCGTGCGCGTCCACGCCCTGCTTGTAGACCGCTACCTCCAGACGTACCACGAGAGGCTGGGCTGGTTCGGCGACCCGGACGAGGTGTTCCGCGAGATCGTCGCCGACCCTGACCACTTCTACATCTTCAAGTCCGTCCTGGCCAAGACCAACGTGAGCAAGTTCGACCTGCCCCAGCCCGAGGCCTACCGCGACTTCTTCGGGGTCAACCCGCCGGGCGGCTTCAAGCCTCTGTCGTCGCACTGCGGCTGGTCGCGCGGCTGCCTGCTGGAGAGGGTGGAGCGTGCCATCACGGAGGAGCTGCCCGCACTCCTCGCCAGCCTCAACAGGGGGAAGGAGCCAGAAGAAACAGGAACGCCCACCACCAAAGCCCCAAAAACAGAAGAGAAGCCCAAGAATCGCTGGCGGAGGCAGTGA